The genomic region TCTGGACACGCGGGACTACCGGGACCATCTGCGTCGTGTGGAGGCGCGGATCCACCCGATCGTCGCGAGGCAGTCGGAGGTGACCGCCCCATAGGGGATATGTCCCCGCTTGCCGCTCCTGTGCCGCATGCCCGGTTACGGTGGCCGCATGTGCCACTACTGCGGCTGCCGTGAGATTCCGCTGATCAAGGAGTTCATCGCGGAGCACGAGTCCGTCACCGACACCGCGGGGGACGCCGTGCGCGCCCTCGACCAAGGTGATCCGGCGCTCGCCGGGGAGCTGGTCGCCCGGATGGGGCGGGAGCTCCTCGCCCACTGGCAGGGCGAGGAGGACGGGCTCTTCGCGGTGATGGGCGGCGACCCGGAGTACGCCGGGTACATCGAGGCCCTGGTGCGGGAGCACCGCGAGCTCGCCGCGTTCCTCGACCGGGTGGATCTGCGCCGCGCGGAGGACGTCGTACAGCTGCGGGAAGCCGTCGACGAGTTGCACCGCCACATCACCAAGGAGGAGGACGGCCTCTTCCCTGCCTCCCTCACCGCGCTGTCCGGGGACGAGTGGGACCGCTCCATGGCTGCGTGGCGGGCAGCGCATCCGGAGGCCCCCGGCGACCTGGGCCGCTCATGACGGGGCGGACAGGGCTGGCTCCGGCCCTCGCCCGGTCACGTCAGGCGTAGAGGTCGCGCTGCCACCGGTGCTCGGCGAGGATCGCGAGCTGGTCGTCGTCGAGGATGCGGCCGTCGCTCAGGCCGGTGTTCCGCTCGACGTCGCGTACGGGGCGCATTCCTGGCATCACGGTGGAGACCGCCGGTGAACTCAGCACGAACCGCGGGGCGTTCCCGGCGCTCTCGTCGGGTGCGATGGAGAGGCCGCCGACGACCGCGGTCAGGTCAGCCGGATCATCCGGTTGTCGCCGTCAAGCCGGTGGCGGGGCCCGGCAGCAGATGGGTCCGGCGGGGGCCGGGGCCACGGCCGGCCGGCAGGGGGACGATCCGGGTGCCGCCGACGTCCGGGGGCGGCACGTCGCCCTCGGTCACCAGGACGGCCGTCGGCACGCGCCGCGCGAGGTCCTGGAGGGTTTCGGGGGTGATGCTCGCGTCGTGTCCGCCGGTCTGGCGCGAGGCGCAGCCGGCGTAGTAGGCGATCGGCACGGCGTGGTCCCCGCTGACCACACAGGGCGGGCGCACACCCAGCCGGTTCAGCGCCCCGGCGACGGCGGCGAATTCCGCGGTGGTGGCGTGGCTCGTGCGGACGACATGGCTGAGCACGGAGAGCTGGACGGCGAGATGAGCGGCCAGCGCCAGCGTCAGCGCGGCGACTCCCGCGGAGCGGTGTGAGCGCCGTGTGCGGGCGTAGAGGCGGGCCAGGTGTTCCGCCACGGGCACGGCCAGCAACGCGTAGGCGGGGAGCAGGAACCGGGGCGCGGCATATTCGACCAGGAACAGATACGGAAGGGCCGACGAGACGCCCGTCGCCGTCGCCAGCAGTGCGGCGGCGCCTCGGCCCGCACGCCGGGCCGCCACGGTCCCGCCGGCCACGAGGAGGGGCAGGGCCACCCACCACACGGCCGTGGCCGGGTTCTCCCAGCCGATGTCGCAGGGGCGGCAGAGGGTCCGGCCGGCGAGCGAGCGCAGGTGGTCGTCGACCGCGAAGTTCCACCCGAGCCCGCCCTGGATCTCGCCGGCCCGGTGCAGCCGGGTACGGAGGCCGCCGTAGTGGGCGTACGCCTCGGCGGCCCAGGGGGCGCAGCCTGCCACGAGTCCGCCGACGAGCGCGGCGAACAGGCGTGGCAGGCGTCGGCCGGGTCCCACGGAGACGGCGAGGGCCAGCGGCAGCGCGAGCCAGAAGCCGTCGGCCGGCCGCATCAGGGCGACCAGCCCCACGGCCGCCCCCGCGCCTGCCGTCTCCGTCGGCCCGGCTCCATCGCGCAGGGCCCTCACGACCCAGCCGGTCGCGGCCAGTGCGCCCAGGGCGCACCACAGGTTGGGCATGGCCGCGGGTCCGTAGAACAGGGTCGGCCACAGGCCTGCGAACAGTGCGCCCGTGAATACGAGTACGGGCGTGGGCAGCACCTTCCGCCAGATCCACAGGACGAGGACCAGGGCGGCGGCGGACATCAGCGCGAGGTAGATGCGGAGCGCGGTGGTGGACGGGGTGAGCGCGGCGACGGGAGCGACCAGGTAGGAGATTCCCCGGGCGCGGGGGGCGCTGAAGAAGGCGGGAGGGGCGTTCCCGCCGACCTGGCTTACGTAGACCGTCTCGTCCCAGGCCAGCCCTGAACCCGGTACGACGAAGGCGAGTTGAAGTGCGGCGAAGACCGACGCGACGGCCGTCAGCCACGGCAACGGGCCGGATGCCAGCAGGCTCGGCCGGGTGGGCGGCGTCTTCCGCGACAGGCTCAGCGGCGGGCATTCGTACATGACCGCTCCTCTCCTCACGGGGGCCGCAGGGCGGAGGTGCGCGGCCTTGGTCAACGAGAGAGGTACGCCGGGAGTCACGCGGCGGCGGTGCGCATGACCGGCGGTCGGTGCCGCGCGTCCGACCGGCCGGGGGGACAGGTGTCTGCCGGGTCCCCTGGGGGATAGCCCCCATATAAGTCGGGGCCTGGCTGCATCGCTGGAGGGACGCGCCGTCCCTAGGTTGTGAGGTGGAATCAGATGACCGTCCCGCTTCCCTCCCGGAGGAACCCCGTGACAGCCCTGGCGCACCTGCCGACGAAGCGCACCGCCCATCCGCTGGCCGCGGCGTTCGTGCGCTTCGTCGTCTGCGGGGGCGGTGTCGGACTGGCCGCCAGTGGTGCGCTGGTGCTGCTGGGCGAGCGGATACCCCTGGCCCTCGCCAACGCCGTGATCACCGTCGTGTCCACGGTGATCGCCACGGAGCTGCACAGCCGGATCTCCTTCCGGAGCGACCGCAGGGGGTGGCGGGTCCACCTGCAGTCCGGGCTGACGGTGGTGGTGAGTTACGCGTTCACCACCGGCGCGCTGCTCGTGCTGCACGCCGTGCAGTCGGCTCCCTCCGCGCTCGTCGAGCAGACCGTCTATCTGTCGGCTTCGGCGGCGGCCGGGGTGGGGCGGTTCGCGCTGCTGCGGGTGGCCGTCTTCGCGCCGGCTCCCGCACCGCCGGACTCCCCCGCCCTGACCAGGCCGGCGGTCGTGATCGCGGCCTGATCCCCGGGCTCCGCGGGAACGCCCGCGAAATCGACTCCCTCAGGCCGCGCCATGGACGTGGAGCGCCCACAGCAGGGCGCCGAGGGACGCGGTGTGGAGGGCGGCGCGGACGGTGTTCCATGTGACCCACCGGTCCTCGAACGCGGCGCGCGCTTCCCCGAGCCGGTCGGGGGCCGAGTCGAGCGGCACCTTGTCGAGTGCGTCGTTGAGCGGGACGTTCTGCGTTCCGGTGACGAGGAAGGCCGCCCCGTAGAACACCAGAGCCGCGACGATCCACGGCAGGGCTCCCCCGCTGTGCCCTTTCGCGGCGAGGACCGTCGCCAGCACCAGCAGCGGCAGGGGCAGCAGGAAGGGGGTGAGGAACCAGCCGTTGATGATGACCCGGTTGATGTGCTGCATGCTCTGGACGAACGCCCGGTCGTCGCCACGGGAGAGGCCTGGCATGACGGCGTAGGAGAAGGCGCAGAACAGCCCGGCCATCAGGGCCGCTCCCCCGGCGGAGGCGAGGAGTACCACGGTCTGCAGTGTTCTCATGCGTGCTCCGAATCCGGCGCTGCGGCCCACTCGACGAACTGGATGACGACCCCGTCGGGGTCGGTGATCGGCACAGGCGCTCGCCCCACGGTTCTTCGCGCAGCGGCATCGTGATCCCGACGCCTTCCGCGCGCAGCCTCTTCTCCTCGTCCTCCGGACCGGTGAGGGTGAAGGCGAGGATCAGTCCGGAGGCGTGCTGTCGCGCTGGGCGGCGGACAGGACGTCGATGCCGCGGCGCAGGAGAACGATATCCACCGCGGCGTCCTCGCGGGCGAGGGAGGCGAAGTCCTCCGTGGCGACGGTCTCGCTGTACCCGAGGTGGGTGGTGAGGAAGGCCTTGGACGCGGCTAGGTCTTTGACCTGTACACAGAGCCGTCACACATATGCCATACGATGCGCACACCTGTTCACAGCTCTTCCGCTTGAGGATGCCCACGTCATGTTCTTCGGTGTCACGTCCCGTTCAGCGCGCGGCATATCCGCCGCCGTCGCCCTACTCGCGATCGGTGCGGTGGGCTGCGCCGACGCCATCGACAGCGCCAAGGCCGGCGCCAAGAAGGCGATGCGTCAGCGGTCGGTCTTCTCCCTCACTCCGGGCGACTGCTACAACCCGAACAGCGGGGCGACCGCGAGCCAGGAGTTCAGTGTCGAGATCGTCCCGTGCGAGGAGGCGCACAAGGGCCAGGTGGTCGGCGAGTTCACCATCGAGGGAGAGTCGGCATACCCCGGGGACGACGGGGCGACGAAGATCGCCGACAAGCAGTGCCCGGTGAATTCGTTCATCGCCGACACCTGGGCGGTCCCGGCGGGCGTCGGCCTCTTCTACTACTACCCCACCAGCGACACCTGGAAGACCGGCGACCGGGCCGTGAGCTGCACGTATGCCAAGGAGTCGGGCACGTTCACCGGATCGCTCGAGAACAAGTCCCTGAGCGCCGACCAGTTGGCATACCTGAAGGGCTCCAACGCCGTCTACGAAGCACTCTGGAACAACCAGCCCGAGGCGGACCAGATAGAGGACGACCTGGCCGGTTACAAGGAGCAGGCCGAGGCGGTTTCCACAGCGCTGAACGCCCACGTGGCCGGCCTGAAGAGCATGGAGCAGCCGGAGACCGCCAAGCTCCGGAAGCGGCTGGAGGAGACCGCGGGCGCGTGGGAGGAGGCGGCCTCGGCCGGAAGCATCGACGACTTCTACATCGCCTACGACCTCGCGTTCACCGGCATCGACCCGAACCAGACGGTTGCCGCCCGCGAGGAGTTGAAGCTCGCCACCACCGTCCCGGCGGACGACGCCGAGGTCTGGGCGGACTGACCACCCCTGCCCGGATGCCCGGTCGGCGGGGCGGCGGCATCCGGGCTCACACCTGTCGGCGTAGATACGACGAGCATAGGCTTCGCCCATGAGCATCCGGGCGAGCACCGAGACCGCCGGACTCCGCGAGTCGAGGATGCGCGGGACGCGGCGGTCGATCTCCGACCACACGACCGGGCTCTTCGTCGAGCAGGGTTTTCGGGCGGACGACGATCGCCGCGATCGCCACCGCCGCCCGGGTCTCGAACAAGACGGTGACCAACCACTTCACGTGCAAGGAGGATCTGGTGCCGGCCCACCAGGACGAGTTCGCGGCGAGCCTGGCGCGTACGGTCGCCGGCCGCGCCGCCGGTGCATCGGCTCTCGCCGCGCTGCGTCGCGGATTCCTGGCCTCCACCGCGGCGCAGGACCGGGTGGCGGGATTCACCGGACCCGGTTCTCCCGGATGACCGCCGACAGCCCGACGCTCTCGACGTGCCTGCGCGGCCTGCACGAGGACGCTCTGGCGGAGGTGCTCGCCGAGGCGACCGGCACCTCCGCCGACGACATCACCCCGCGCACCGCGGCCGCCCTGCTCGGCGGGGTGCACCGTTTCCTGTTCCGGCGCGTCCAGGAACTGACACTTCCGGGCACGGGCGACCCCGAGAGCGCCGCGGTCATCGGGGAAGAGACCGCCGCCTTGGGTCTGCTGGAACCGGCGCTCGCGGGCTGCGCGAGGGCCCCTCGTCCCAAGGCCCCACGCACAAGGACCGGCTCTTGAGCCCCGGCCCTTCTCCGTTCCAGCTCCTGCCCGGCGCCGCCGGGTCTCCGGTGCTGCTGCACGTCCCGCACTCCTCACGGGTCGTACCGGAGCACGTGCGCGACGGCATCGTGCTCGACGACGAGGCCCTCGCCGCCGAACTCGACCACATCACTGATTCCCACACGGCCGACCTGGCCGCCAGGGCCTCCGCGGCCTGCGCCGTGACCCCCTGGCGCTTCGTCAACGGCCTGTCGCGGCTGGTCGTCGACCCGGAGCGGTTCCCCGACGAACGGGAGGAGATGCTGGCCGCGGGCATGGGCGCGGTCTACACCCGCACCACGCACCGGGAGCGGCTCCGCCCGCCCGGTGCGGATCCGGAGCCGCTCCTCGACCGCTATTTCCACCCGTATGCCCGGGCGATGACCGCCGCCGTCGACGAACGCCTCGCCGCCACGGGACGTGCCGTCGTCATCGACGTCCACTCCTACCCGGCCACCGCACTCCCGTACGAGCTGCACGGCGGCGGCCCGCGGCCCCCTGTCTGTCTGGGCACCGACGGCTTCCACACTCCGCCCGGGCTTCTGGCCCGGGCGGAGGAGGCGTTCGCGGAATTCGGCGGCACGGGACTGAACAGCCCGTTCGCCGGTACGTACGTGCCACTGAAGCACTACGGGACGGACCGGCGGGTCGGAGCGCTGATGATCGAGGTCCGGCGCGACCTCTACATGTCCGAGCCGGGCGGCCCGCCCGGCCCCGGGCTCGACGCGCTGGCCACCGCGCTGGCCGCACTGGCCGACGGGCTCATGGACATGTGACGGCGGCGGCTGCCTTGGCCGGGCGTAGGGCCGGGTCATGATCTCCATGTTGTGGCCGTCCGGGTCCTCGAAGGTGTCGAACTGCGCGTCGGGGACCAGCAAGGCGCAGTGCTGCGACTGCACCGGCCCGCCCCGCAGTTCGTAGTGGTCCAGCGTCACGCCGTTGCCCAGGCCGACGGGGAGGAACGACCCGAACGGGCGGCCGGCCTCCAGGCCCAGGACGGTGGCGAGAAACTCGGCCGACAGGTCGCGGTCTCTGGCGAACACGGCGTGGTGGTCCAACTGGACGACGCGCGCCCGCCACGCGCTCATGCAGGAGCCGGGCTTCTCCTTCGTCCATGACCCAAGGCCGACCCGGCAGCCACGGACCCGGCCTCAAGGGCTCGGGAAGGCCGGCCGCAACGGACTCGGACGCGTGCGAAAACGCTTTCCCTCCTGGCCAACACGACTGCTAGCGTGTCCCGTTGACCCGAAGGGATGCACGCGACACATGACAGAGACAGCGTTTCGCATCGGTGGGGACCTAGAGGTACAGCGGCTCGGATTCGGAGCCATGCGTCTGCCGACGGAACCGGGGACCGCCCGCGAGAACGGCCTGTCGGTCGCCCGCCGCGCGGTCGAGTTGGGCATCACACTGATCGACACGGCGCACATGTACGGCGGCGGGGCCAACGAGGAACTCCTCGCCGAAGCGCTGCACCCCTACCCCGAGAACCTCCTGATCACCACGAAGGTCGGCATCACACGGCCGGACCCCTCGGCCGACTGGCAGCTCGACGGCCGGCCGGCCTCCCTGCGCGAACAGGTGGAACAGGGCCTGCGCCGCCTGCGTGTCGAGCGGATCGAGCTCCTTCAGCTGCACCGCATCGATCCGGAGACGCCGCTCGCCGATCAGCTCGGCGCGCTGCGGGACCTCAGGGACGCGGGCAAGATCGGGCGGATCGGCCTGTCCGAGGTCACCGTGGACGAACTCGCTCAGGCACGGGACATCGTCGAGATCGCGAGCGTGCAGAACCGCTACAACCTGCTCGACCGGGAGCACGAGCCCGTCCTCACCGCCTGTGAGGCGGCGGGGATCGCGTTCCTGCCGTGGCGCCCCGTCGTCTGGGGCGACTCCGGGGCGAACGCCGAGGTCCTCGCCGTGGCGGCCGAACTGGAGGCCACCCCCACACAGGTCGCCCTGGCCTGGCTGCTCGCCCACTCGCCGGTCGTCCTCCCGATCCCGGGCACGGCCCGGACCGACCACCTGGAGGAGAACGCCGCGGCGGGGGGTGTCCGTCCGACCCCCGCCCACCTGGAGATCCTCGACCGGTTGGCCGCGCCGGAGTAGGGGCCCGGCCGGGGTCGGCGTCAGAAGAAGACGCCGCACCTCAGCAGCACGTTGGCGTACGGCCGGGCCTCCCCCGTCCGCACGACCAGACGGGCGGACGCGGTGAGCGCCTTCAGCCGTTCGTGGGACACGTGTGTGAGGTCCGGGAGACGGGCGGCCAGGAGTCGGGCGGCCTCGGGGTTCGCCTCCCGAATCTCCTCGGCTGCCGTCGCGCCCTCCACGGCCAGTTCGTCCAGCAGGCCGTCGAGGACTTCGGCGAAGGACGGGACGCCCGCCCGGAAGGCGAGGTCGACCACGCGGGGCCCCGGGGGGATGGGCATGCCCACGTCGCAGATCAGCACTCCGTCGCCATGACCGAGTTCGGCCAGCGCTCCCGCCAGGTGGCGGTTGAGGATGCCTGACTTCTTCACAGCGCGGAGACCTCTTCCACTGTCGGGAAGGACGCCTGCGCGCCCTCCTTGGTGACGGCTGCCGCGCCGACCCGTACGGCGAACGCGGCGGCCTCGGTGAGCTCCTCGCCCAGGCCGAGCCGCCAGGCCAGGGCGGCTGTGAACGCGTCGCCCGCACCCGTCGTGTCCACGGCGTCGACCCGGGGGCTCGGCACGCGTACGGGGTCACCCCCACGGGTGTCGGAGACCAGCGCGCCCTCGGCGCCCAGGGTGATCACCACGGAACGCGGGCCGAGAGCGGTCAGCCCCAGCGCCCAGGACTCCGGGGTGCTCCCCGCGCCCTCTCCCAGGATGTAGCGCGCCTCGTGCTCGTTGACCACCAGTGGGTCACAGGCGGCCAGCACCTCGTCGGGGAGCGGCGCGGGCGGGGAGGGGTTGAGTACCAGCCGCGCACCCGGGCCGAGGGCACGGGCCGTCTCCGCGACGGTGTCCAGCGGGATCTCCAGCTGTACGGAGACCACTCGGGCCGACGCGAAGAGGGACCCCGCGGCCCTGATGTCCTCGGGGGTAAGCCGGGCGTTGGCGCCCGGGGAGACGACGATGCTGTTGTCGCCCGAGGGGTCCACGGTGATGAGGGCCACGCCGGTGGGCGCCCCTCCGACGAGGACTCCGCCGGTGTCGACACCCGCCTCCTGCTGCGAGGCGCGCAGCAGCCGCCCGTGGGCGTCGTCGCCGACCCTGGCCAGCAGGGCGGTGCGGGCACCGAGTCGGGCGGCGGCGACCGCCTGGTTGGCGCCCTTGCCGCCGGGGTGGACGACGAGGTCGGAGCCGAGCACCGTCTCCCCCGGCCCGGGGCGGCGGTCGACGCCGACGACCAGGTCGGCGTTGGCCGACCCGACGACCAGGAGGTCGTGCCCGGAGGGCTCGGAGGCCGCGGAGACATCGGTCGCTTGCATCAGGGCATTGCCTTTCGTGATCAGGAGAAGTCGGCGACGTTCTGCCGGGTGACGACCTTGACCGGCACCTTCACCATGCTGTCGATCTTCTTGCCGTCGGCCGCCTTGACGGCGTTCCGCACGGCGATCTTCCCCAGTTCCGCGGGCTGCTGGGCCACGGACGCGTACAGCGTGCCCGCCTCGACCGCCTTCAGGCCGTCGGGGGTTCCGTCGAATCCGACGACCGGGACGGACTTCCCGGCCTTGCTGCCCAGGGCCTTGACCGCGCCGAGCGCCATCTCGTCGTTCTCGGCGAAGACGCCGTTGATGCCCGGGTGTGACTGGAGGAGGTTGGTCATGACGTCCAGGCCCTTGGTGCGGTCGAAGTCGGCCGGCTGGGTCGCCACGACCTTGATGCCCGGGTAGGCCTTCATGCCCGCGGCGAAGCCCGCGCCGCGCTCACGGCTGGCGGAGGTGCCGGCGGTGCCCTGGAGGACGATGATGCTGCCCTTGCCGCCGAGGCGGTCGGCGAGTGTCTTCGCGGCGAGTTTGCCGCCCGCGACGTTGTCGGAGGCGACGAGCGTGGCGGTCTCTGCCTTGTTGACGCCGCGGTCGGCGGCGACCACCGGGATGTCGGCCTCGTTGGCACCGCGCACGACGGGGCCGACGGCGTCGGAGTCGACGGGGTTGACGATGACGGAGTCCACCCCGGAGCTGGTGAAGTTCTCCAGCTGGTTGGCCTGCTGCGAGGCGTCGTTCTGGGCGTCGGTGACGGTCAGGTCGATCCCTGCCGCCTTCGCCTCCTTCTGCGCGCCCTCCTTCATCTGGACGAAGAAGGGGTTGTTCAGGGTGGAGAGCGACATTCCCACCTTGGTGGTGGTGCCGGAGGAACCGGACTTGAAGAAGGTCACGGCGGCGATGACGGCGGCCAGGCAGACCACCGCGATGCCCAGTTGCATCGCCCCCTTGCGGCCCTTTCCGGGTGATCCGGGCGCGGCGGACGCGCCTCCGGCGGAGGCGCCCGATCCGGCCTTGCGGCGCAGCGTGTCCAGCAGCACCGCGAGGGCGATGACGACGCCGATGACGACCTGCTGCCAGAAGGCGGACACGGAGAGGAGGTTGAGGCCGTTGCGCAGCACGGCGAGGATCAGTGCGCCGATCAGGGTGCCGGACGCCTTGCCGACGCCGCCGGCGAGGCTGGCGCCGCCGATGACGACCGCGGCGATCGCGTCGAGTTCGTACCCCTGGGCCGCCTGCGGCTGCGCCGAGACCAGACGGGAGGCGAGGACGATGCCGGCCACGGCGGCGAAGAGGCCGGAGAGGGCGTAGATGGCCAGCTTCTGCTTCTTGACGCGCAGTCCGGACAGCCGGGCCGCTTCCTCGTTGCCGCCGATGGCGTACATGGAGCGGCCGATGTAGGTGCGGGCCAGGATGAGTGCCGCTATCAGGCCCATCGCGATCATCACGAGGACGGGGACGGGCAGCCAGCCGCCGAGCGTGTCACCGAGTACGGAGACGGAGTCGGGGAAGGGGATCGGCCGGCCCTGGGAGATGACCAGGGACAGCCCTCTCGCCACGGAGAGCATGGCCAGCGTCGCGATGAACGACGGCAGCTTGCCGTAGGCGACGAGGGCGCCGCTGACGAAGCCGCAGGCGATGCCGGTGGCCACGGCGATGATGACCGCCAGCCAGACGGGAACGCCCGCGGACGTCGCCGACCAGGCGAGGACCGTCGCGGAGAGCGCGGCGACCGAGCCGACGGAGAGGTCGATGCCCGCCGAGACGATGACGAAGGTGACACCGAACGCGAGGATCGCGGTCACCGCGGCCTGGACGCCCACGTTCAGCAGGTTCTGGGTGGTGAGGAAGTCGCCGGAGAGCAGCGACATCGCCACCAGGAGGACGACCAGCGCGCTGAGGGCGCCGTTGTCGAGCAGGAGGCGGCGGAGGGTGTGTCCGGCGCCGCCCGCGCCCGTCTTGCTCGGATGCGTGTCAGTGGCCACGGGGGCTCTCCTCTGCGTTCTCTGCGTGCTCGGTGGGGTCGGTCACAGGCGCGGCGCTGACGGCGAGGGCCATCACGGCGTCCTGGGTGGCTTCGTGGGCGGACAGTTCCCCGGCGATGCGGCCCTGGGCCATGACCAGGACCCGGTCGCTCATGCCGAGGACCTCGGGCAGGTCGCTGGAGATCATCAGGACGGCGTGACCGGAAGCCGTCAGCTCGTTGATGAGCTGGTAGATCTCGACCTTTGCCCCGACGTCGATGCCACGCGTCGGCTCGTCGAGGATCAGCACCCGGGTGTCGGCCAGGAGCCACTTCCCGATGACGACCTTCTGCTGGTTGCCGCCGGACAGGGTGCGGACGTGCTGGCCGAGCCCCGCCATGCGTACGCCGAGCTGCTCGGCGATGCGGGCGGCGGCGGTGCGCTGCCCCTTGACGTCGACGATTCCGGAGCGGGTCGCCGAGCGGAGGGTGACGAGGCCGAGGTTCTC from Streptomyces sp. QL37 harbors:
- a CDS encoding hemerythrin domain-containing protein, which encodes MCHYCGCREIPLIKEFIAEHESVTDTAGDAVRALDQGDPALAGELVARMGRELLAHWQGEEDGLFAVMGGDPEYAGYIEALVREHRELAAFLDRVDLRRAEDVVQLREAVDELHRHITKEEDGLFPASLTALSGDEWDRSMAAWRAAHPEAPGDLGRS
- a CDS encoding anthrone oxygenase family protein produces the protein MRTLQTVVLLASAGGAALMAGLFCAFSYAVMPGLSRGDDRAFVQSMQHINRVIINGWFLTPFLLPLPLLVLATVLAAKGHSGGALPWIVAALVFYGAAFLVTGTQNVPLNDALDKVPLDSAPDRLGEARAAFEDRWVTWNTVRAALHTASLGALLWALHVHGAA
- a CDS encoding septum formation family protein, with product MFFGVTSRSARGISAAVALLAIGAVGCADAIDSAKAGAKKAMRQRSVFSLTPGDCYNPNSGATASQEFSVEIVPCEEAHKGQVVGEFTIEGESAYPGDDGATKIADKQCPVNSFIADTWAVPAGVGLFYYYPTSDTWKTGDRAVSCTYAKESGTFTGSLENKSLSADQLAYLKGSNAVYEALWNNQPEADQIEDDLAGYKEQAEAVSTALNAHVAGLKSMEQPETAKLRKRLEETAGAWEEAASAGSIDDFYIAYDLAFTGIDPNQTVAAREELKLATTVPADDAEVWAD
- a CDS encoding N-formylglutamate amidohydrolase; this translates as MSPGPSPFQLLPGAAGSPVLLHVPHSSRVVPEHVRDGIVLDDEALAAELDHITDSHTADLAARASAACAVTPWRFVNGLSRLVVDPERFPDEREEMLAAGMGAVYTRTTHRERLRPPGADPEPLLDRYFHPYARAMTAAVDERLAATGRAVVIDVHSYPATALPYELHGGGPRPPVCLGTDGFHTPPGLLARAEEAFAEFGGTGLNSPFAGTYVPLKHYGTDRRVGALMIEVRRDLYMSEPGGPPGPGLDALATALAALADGLMDM
- a CDS encoding aldo/keto reductase yields the protein MTETAFRIGGDLEVQRLGFGAMRLPTEPGTARENGLSVARRAVELGITLIDTAHMYGGGANEELLAEALHPYPENLLITTKVGITRPDPSADWQLDGRPASLREQVEQGLRRLRVERIELLQLHRIDPETPLADQLGALRDLRDAGKIGRIGLSEVTVDELAQARDIVEIASVQNRYNLLDREHEPVLTACEAAGIAFLPWRPVVWGDSGANAEVLAVAAELEATPTQVALAWLLAHSPVVLPIPGTARTDHLEENAAAGGVRPTPAHLEILDRLAAPE
- the rbsD gene encoding D-ribose pyranase, producing MKKSGILNRHLAGALAELGHGDGVLICDVGMPIPPGPRVVDLAFRAGVPSFAEVLDGLLDELAVEGATAAEEIREANPEAARLLAARLPDLTHVSHERLKALTASARLVVRTGEARPYANVLLRCGVFF
- a CDS encoding ribokinase, giving the protein MQATDVSAASEPSGHDLLVVGSANADLVVGVDRRPGPGETVLGSDLVVHPGGKGANQAVAAARLGARTALLARVGDDAHGRLLRASQQEAGVDTGGVLVGGAPTGVALITVDPSGDNSIVVSPGANARLTPEDIRAAGSLFASARVVSVQLEIPLDTVAETARALGPGARLVLNPSPPAPLPDEVLAACDPLVVNEHEARYILGEGAGSTPESWALGLTALGPRSVVITLGAEGALVSDTRGGDPVRVPSPRVDAVDTTGAGDAFTAALAWRLGLGEELTEAAAFAVRVGAAAVTKEGAQASFPTVEEVSAL
- a CDS encoding substrate-binding domain-containing protein — encoded protein: MATDTHPSKTGAGGAGHTLRRLLLDNGALSALVVLLVAMSLLSGDFLTTQNLLNVGVQAAVTAILAFGVTFVIVSAGIDLSVGSVAALSATVLAWSATSAGVPVWLAVIIAVATGIACGFVSGALVAYGKLPSFIATLAMLSVARGLSLVISQGRPIPFPDSVSVLGDTLGGWLPVPVLVMIAMGLIAALILARTYIGRSMYAIGGNEEAARLSGLRVKKQKLAIYALSGLFAAVAGIVLASRLVSAQPQAAQGYELDAIAAVVIGGASLAGGVGKASGTLIGALILAVLRNGLNLLSVSAFWQQVVIGVVIALAVLLDTLRRKAGSGASAGGASAAPGSPGKGRKGAMQLGIAVVCLAAVIAAVTFFKSGSSGTTTKVGMSLSTLNNPFFVQMKEGAQKEAKAAGIDLTVTDAQNDASQQANQLENFTSSGVDSVIVNPVDSDAVGPVVRGANEADIPVVAADRGVNKAETATLVASDNVAGGKLAAKTLADRLGGKGSIIVLQGTAGTSASRERGAGFAAGMKAYPGIKVVATQPADFDRTKGLDVMTNLLQSHPGINGVFAENDEMALGAVKALGSKAGKSVPVVGFDGTPDGLKAVEAGTLYASVAQQPAELGKIAVRNAVKAADGKKIDSMVKVPVKVVTRQNVADFS